The following is a genomic window from Paenibacillus sp. FSL R5-0766.
GGTAAGATGATGGCCGAATCTGGCGGTGCCGAGCGCATTGCAACTACATTAGTTGATCGGTTTGGTGTAAAACGTGTGCACTGGGCCATGATGATTGTTGGATTTATCGTTGGTATTCCCGTTTTCTTCGAAGTCGGCGTTATTCTGATGATCCCCATCATTTTCACCGTCGCGCGTAAAACCAACATGTCTTTACTGCAGATTGGTATTCCCATTTTGGCGGGTCTATCCACTGTACACGGTTTGGTTCCACCCCATCCAGCGCCAATGATTGCGATTGAAGCCTTCAGTGCCGATCTGGGTAAAACCATTTTGTACTCCCTTATTGTTGGTATTCCTACAGCGATTATTGCAGGTCCCTTATTTGGTAAATTTATTGGTAAAAGAATACACACCGAACCGCCAGCAGAACTGGCTGAACAATTCGCAACCAAAACAAACAGCAACATGCCTGGGTTTGGTATTACCCTGTTTACCATATTGCTGCCTGTTATTTTGATGCTGATTGGCTCCATTGCAAGCATCATTGACCCAAATGCCACGAGCGGCTTCACCGTTTTCAGTGAATTTATCGGTCATGAGATCATTGCTCTGCTCATTTCAGTTGTATTTGCCCTCTTTTCACTCGGCTTTGCACGTGGATTCACCAAACATGATATTTCCCGCTTCACCAGTGAATGTCTGGCGCCTACGGCGACCATCATTCTCATTATTGGCGGAGGCGGTGCCTTCAAACAGGTATTGATCAATAGTGGTGTAGGTAACGCCATTGCTGAAGT
Proteins encoded in this region:
- a CDS encoding gluconate:H+ symporter, with the translated sequence MSTLFGLSHNATLLVWTFIAIVFLIVLISKYKWNPFITLLLSALMLGLLTGMKPADVISSITGGLGGTLGTIAIVIALGTMLGKMMAESGGAERIATTLVDRFGVKRVHWAMMIVGFIVGIPVFFEVGVILMIPIIFTVARKTNMSLLQIGIPILAGLSTVHGLVPPHPAPMIAIEAFSADLGKTILYSLIVGIPTAIIAGPLFGKFIGKRIHTEPPAELAEQFATKTNSNMPGFGITLFTILLPVILMLIGSIASIIDPNATSGFTVFSEFIGHEIIALLISVVFALFSLGFARGFTKHDISRFTSECLAPTATIILIIGGGGAFKQVLINSGVGNAIAEVATHANINVILFAWLVAGLIRVATGSATVAMTTAAGIVAPVLALTPGANIELVVLATGAGSLILSHVNDAGFWMIKEFFNMSVSQTLKTWTVMETLLSVVGLIFILLLSTVV